In Halorhabdus tiamatea SARL4B, a genomic segment contains:
- the lysA gene encoding diaminopimelate decarboxylase translates to MSHSPPVRRLADWDHTQLLDLAAEHDTPLYVLDPDRVAENYRRFSAAFPDADVMYAAKAHTGRAVLSTLLEAGADIECAARGELQRATEAGADPNTLQYTAVNPPDADLDYAVELAGDNPGLTITGGAEDTFDRLEARGYDGRVAIRINPGIGTGHHEKVATGKDAKFGIPAERVPDLADELRDRFDLVGLHAHVGSGVLTDEVEKHAQALGTVADLAREVGDDSLEFVDFGGGFGVPYHEDEPPLDIEAVAETVREAVGDLDATLKFEPGRYVVADAEVILTTVNTIKETQAATVVGVDASLSTLIRPAMFDSYHPIRSVSAPDRADEPVSVGGPCCTSADVFATDRPIARPERDDILAIGNAGAYGYELANNFHSQPRPAEVAIDGDDARVVRRRERMADVTRVEDEAPGAPDAERE, encoded by the coding sequence ATGAGTCACTCGCCGCCGGTCCGTCGCCTCGCTGACTGGGACCACACGCAGTTGCTCGATCTCGCGGCCGAACACGACACGCCGCTGTACGTCCTCGATCCCGACCGTGTCGCCGAGAACTACCGCCGCTTTTCCGCCGCCTTCCCCGACGCCGACGTGATGTACGCCGCGAAGGCCCACACTGGCCGGGCGGTCCTCTCGACGTTACTCGAGGCCGGCGCGGACATCGAGTGTGCCGCCCGCGGGGAGCTACAGCGCGCGACCGAAGCCGGCGCAGACCCGAACACTCTCCAGTACACGGCCGTCAACCCGCCCGACGCCGACCTCGATTACGCGGTCGAACTCGCCGGCGACAACCCCGGCCTCACGATCACCGGTGGGGCCGAGGACACCTTCGATCGTCTCGAAGCGCGCGGGTACGACGGCCGCGTCGCGATCCGGATCAACCCCGGCATCGGAACCGGCCACCACGAGAAAGTCGCGACGGGCAAGGACGCCAAGTTCGGGATTCCGGCCGAGCGCGTCCCCGATCTCGCCGACGAACTCCGGGACCGATTCGATTTGGTCGGACTCCACGCCCACGTCGGCAGCGGCGTTCTGACTGACGAGGTCGAGAAGCACGCCCAGGCGCTGGGAACCGTCGCCGATCTCGCTCGAGAGGTCGGTGACGACAGTCTGGAGTTCGTCGACTTCGGCGGCGGGTTCGGCGTCCCGTACCACGAGGACGAACCGCCACTCGACATCGAGGCCGTCGCCGAGACGGTCCGGGAGGCGGTGGGCGACCTCGACGCGACGCTGAAGTTCGAACCCGGCCGCTACGTCGTCGCCGACGCCGAGGTGATCCTCACGACGGTCAACACGATCAAGGAAACGCAAGCGGCGACGGTCGTCGGCGTCGACGCCTCGCTGTCGACGCTCATCCGCCCGGCGATGTTCGATTCGTACCATCCGATTCGGAGCGTCTCCGCGCCTGATCGGGCGGACGAACCGGTTTCTGTCGGCGGCCCCTGCTGTACCAGCGCGGACGTCTTCGCCACCGATCGACCGATTGCCCGGCCCGAACGTGACGACATCCTCGCGATCGGCAACGCCGGCGCGTACGGCTACGAACTCGCGAACAATTTCCACTCCCAGCCCCGCCCCGCCGAGGTCGCGATCGACGGCGACGACGCGCGGGTCGTCCGCCGTCGGGAGCGGATGGCCGACGTTACGCGCGTCGAGGACGAGGCCCCCGGCGCGCCCGATGCGGAGCGCGAGTGA
- a CDS encoding guanosine monophosphate reductase, translating into MKDLTTGRSYGDVLLVPQRSPVDSRDDVDLSTQLSPDIRLDRPLLSAPMDTVTERETAIALSAAGGFGTIHRFLAIDEQVAEVRAVVEAGERVGAAVGIADDYLERTERTLDAGADAVVVDVAHAHLERALDAVETLVAEYDPANLVVGNVATPEGVRDLYAAGADTVKVGIGPGSHCTTRRVAGAGVPQLTAVDQCVDAGADLDVPIIADGGIQSSGDAVKALMAGADTVMLGRLFAGTTEAPGAVVEVDGDRYKRSRGMATTAANEARTDKDGAAADADEGVEALTPYSGDLADVVDRFAAGIRSGLSYCGGHTIPEARERAEFMAVEASAREREGAHFDHDWESVIGDGGD; encoded by the coding sequence ATGAAAGACCTCACGACGGGGCGATCCTACGGGGATGTCTTGCTCGTCCCACAGCGGTCGCCGGTCGACAGTCGCGACGACGTCGATCTCTCGACGCAACTCTCACCGGACATTCGACTCGATCGCCCACTCCTGAGCGCGCCGATGGACACTGTGACCGAACGCGAGACGGCCATCGCGCTCTCTGCGGCCGGCGGGTTCGGCACGATCCACCGGTTTCTTGCGATCGACGAACAGGTGGCCGAGGTGCGTGCTGTCGTCGAGGCGGGCGAGCGTGTCGGGGCGGCCGTCGGGATCGCCGACGACTACCTAGAGCGGACCGAACGCACGCTCGACGCCGGGGCCGACGCCGTCGTCGTCGATGTCGCACACGCTCACCTCGAACGGGCCCTCGACGCGGTCGAAACGCTCGTCGCCGAGTACGACCCCGCGAACCTCGTCGTCGGAAACGTCGCGACGCCCGAGGGCGTCCGGGATCTCTACGCCGCCGGCGCGGACACCGTCAAGGTCGGGATCGGCCCCGGCTCGCACTGCACGACCCGGCGCGTCGCCGGGGCTGGCGTCCCGCAGTTGACGGCGGTCGATCAGTGTGTCGACGCCGGTGCGGACCTCGACGTCCCGATCATCGCCGACGGCGGTATCCAGAGCTCCGGCGACGCAGTCAAAGCGCTGATGGCGGGCGCAGACACAGTGATGCTCGGACGGCTGTTCGCCGGAACGACCGAAGCGCCGGGTGCGGTGGTCGAGGTCGACGGCGACCGGTACAAGCGTTCACGCGGGATGGCGACGACCGCCGCCAACGAGGCCCGGACGGACAAGGACGGCGCAGCGGCGGACGCCGACGAGGGAGTCGAGGCGTTGACGCCCTACAGCGGCGACCTCGCCGACGTCGTGGACCGATTCGCCGCGGGCATCCGGTCGGGACTGAGCTACTGTGGCGGCCACACGATTCCAGAAGCACGCGAACGCGCCGAATTCATGGCTGTCGAAGCCAGTGCCCGCGAGCGCGAAGGGGCACACTTCGATCACGACTGGGAGAGCGTGATCGGCGACGGCGGCGATTGA
- the infB gene encoding translation initiation factor IF-2 yields the protein MAEHTPHDTNESSSLRTPIVAVLGHVDHGKTTLLDKIRGSAVTEGEAGAITQHIGSTAVPLSVIGEMAGDLVDPTDFDLPGLLFIDTPGHHSFSTLRSRGGALADIAIVVVDVTDGFQPQTEEALDILKRTQTPFIVAANKVDTIPGWNPNDDQPIQASKDRQPDRVQSDLDERLYELIGHLSDEGFSADFYWRVQNFQNNIGVVPLSALTGEGVPDLLTVLMGLSQRYLKEEMAIDVAGPGAGTVLEVTDERGFGTTIDAVVYDGTIRADDQIVVGGLEEPIVTEVRALLQPRPLAEIRTEKEFEKVDSVAAAAGVKIAAPDLDDAMAGAPVRVVRDRPVEEVIAEVEAELAAVEVQTEEEGIVVKADTLGSLEAISSTLADEEIPIMRAEVGDVAPRDIRVAETANEPTHRAILAFGVDILDDAVALADQEDVGIFEHDVIYQLIEDYSEHVTAIEESQQEQILENITRPARFQILDDHTFRQSDPAVVGVEILSGTIVRNSNVARFDGSEPERVGQLKGIQDEGEDVDQARAGERVAVSIDGPTVGRDIEEGDELWIELPEKHAKILEQELTEEIPADEREALSMYLDKRRNRDPFWGK from the coding sequence ATGGCCGAACACACACCACACGACACGAACGAGTCGTCGTCGCTCCGGACCCCGATCGTCGCGGTCCTGGGCCACGTCGATCACGGCAAGACGACGCTACTGGACAAAATACGCGGGTCGGCCGTCACCGAGGGCGAGGCCGGCGCGATCACACAGCACATCGGCTCGACCGCCGTGCCACTGTCCGTGATCGGCGAGATGGCCGGCGACCTCGTCGATCCCACGGACTTCGACCTGCCCGGCCTCCTCTTTATCGACACGCCGGGCCATCACTCCTTCTCGACGCTCCGTTCTCGGGGTGGGGCCCTGGCCGACATCGCGATCGTCGTCGTCGACGTCACCGACGGCTTCCAGCCACAGACCGAGGAGGCCCTGGACATCCTCAAGCGGACCCAGACCCCCTTTATCGTCGCGGCCAACAAGGTCGACACGATCCCGGGCTGGAACCCCAACGACGACCAGCCCATCCAGGCGAGTAAGGATCGCCAGCCCGACCGCGTCCAGTCCGATCTGGACGAACGCCTGTATGAACTCATCGGCCATTTGAGCGACGAGGGGTTCTCGGCGGACTTCTACTGGCGCGTCCAGAACTTCCAGAACAACATCGGCGTCGTCCCGCTGTCGGCGCTGACCGGCGAGGGCGTCCCGGACCTGCTGACCGTACTGATGGGGCTCTCCCAGCGATACCTCAAGGAGGAGATGGCGATCGACGTGGCCGGCCCGGGCGCGGGGACAGTCCTCGAGGTCACCGACGAACGCGGGTTCGGCACGACCATCGACGCCGTCGTCTACGACGGGACGATCCGTGCGGACGATCAGATCGTCGTCGGCGGACTCGAAGAGCCGATCGTGACCGAGGTTCGGGCCTTGCTCCAGCCCCGCCCGCTCGCGGAGATCCGCACCGAAAAGGAGTTCGAGAAGGTCGACTCGGTAGCGGCCGCCGCTGGCGTGAAGATCGCGGCCCCCGATCTCGACGACGCGATGGCGGGCGCGCCCGTTCGCGTCGTGCGCGATCGGCCTGTCGAAGAGGTCATCGCCGAGGTCGAGGCCGAACTCGCGGCAGTCGAGGTCCAGACCGAAGAGGAGGGCATCGTCGTCAAGGCCGACACGCTCGGCAGTCTCGAAGCGATCTCGAGTACGCTTGCCGACGAGGAGATCCCGATCATGCGCGCGGAAGTCGGCGACGTCGCGCCCCGCGATATTCGAGTCGCTGAGACCGCGAACGAGCCCACTCACCGGGCGATCCTCGCCTTCGGCGTGGACATCCTCGACGACGCCGTCGCACTCGCAGACCAGGAGGACGTCGGGATCTTCGAACACGACGTCATCTACCAGTTGATCGAGGACTACAGCGAGCACGTCACGGCGATCGAGGAATCCCAGCAGGAACAGATCTTAGAGAACATCACCCGTCCCGCGCGATTCCAGATCCTCGACGACCACACCTTCAGACAGTCTGATCCCGCCGTCGTCGGCGTCGAGATCCTCTCGGGGACGATCGTCCGGAATTCCAACGTCGCCCGGTTCGATGGCTCGGAACCCGAACGCGTCGGCCAGCTCAAAGGCATTCAGGACGAGGGCGAGGATGTCGACCAGGCGCGTGCGGGCGAGCGCGTCGCCGTCTCGATCGACGGCCCGACCGTCGGCCGGGACATCGAGGAAGGCGACGAACTCTGGATCGAGCTCCCCGAGAAACACGCCAAGATCTTAGAACAGGAACTCACCGAGGAGATCCCCGCCGACGAACGCGAGGCGCTGTCGATGTAT
- the secF gene encoding protein translocase subunit SecF, whose protein sequence is MVEFEVPKVDYTKYSNRQLAAVPLAVLAIAIAVLIGSWWLTGSPAALGIDFTGGSEMTVETGMSAAELQGTFSPEPVSVQAVQAQEDRFVVTFDVSNIGDLREQAMAADISVLGSGSTPPSFGADSTRIAVIGIAIAFLGMSILAFALFRTFVPSIAIIVSAFSDLVIPLAVLSLLGVKLSLGTVAGLLMLIGYSVDSDILLNNHILRRRGEFYESTYAAMQTGVTMTLTSIVAMAVMAIMATFFNIQIMAQIGFVLVLGLSVDLMNTYMLNLSLLRWYRFHGVNR, encoded by the coding sequence ATGGTTGAGTTCGAGGTACCGAAAGTCGATTATACGAAGTATTCGAACCGTCAGCTCGCGGCCGTTCCGCTGGCCGTCCTGGCGATAGCTATCGCGGTCCTGATCGGATCGTGGTGGCTGACCGGGTCACCGGCCGCGCTCGGCATCGATTTCACCGGCGGTTCGGAGATGACCGTCGAAACAGGGATGTCCGCGGCTGAACTACAGGGGACGTTCTCTCCGGAACCGGTCTCAGTCCAGGCTGTCCAGGCTCAGGAAGACCGGTTCGTCGTCACGTTCGACGTCTCGAATATCGGTGATCTCCGCGAGCAGGCCATGGCGGCCGATATCTCCGTTCTCGGGAGCGGTTCGACGCCACCGTCGTTCGGAGCGGACAGTACGCGGATCGCTGTCATCGGGATCGCGATCGCCTTCCTCGGGATGAGCATCCTGGCGTTCGCCCTCTTTCGGACGTTCGTCCCGAGCATTGCGATCATCGTTTCGGCGTTCTCTGACCTGGTGATCCCGCTGGCTGTGTTGAGTCTACTTGGTGTCAAACTCTCCTTGGGAACTGTTGCCGGCCTCCTCATGCTGATCGGGTACAGCGTCGACTCGGACATCCTGTTGAACAATCACATCCTCAGGCGTCGCGGTGAGTTCTACGAAAGCACCTACGCCGCGATGCAGACTGGTGTGACGATGACGCTGACCTCGATCGTCGCGATGGCCGTCATGGCGATCATGGCGACGTTCTTCAACATCCAGATTATGGCACAGATCGGGTTCGTCCTGGTACTGGGGCTTAGCGTCGACCTGATGAACACGTACATGCTGAATCTGAGTCTGCTACGCTGGTACCGATTCCACGGGGTGAACCGATGA
- a CDS encoding NOB1 family endonuclease yields MNVLDASAFINEYHTDEQLATIPLVREELEDESAYRFDALEGSGMHLHIPDEETVERIRRAADETGDHEALSTTDIRLIAASFELDGRLVTDDYAMQNVAEKLEIDVEVIDQDGIEEQRDWHFQCQGCGREFDENHDRCPICGSPLSRKNPSSA; encoded by the coding sequence ATGAACGTTCTCGACGCCTCGGCTTTCATCAACGAGTATCACACTGACGAGCAACTCGCCACGATCCCTCTCGTTCGCGAGGAACTCGAAGACGAGAGCGCCTATCGCTTCGACGCCCTCGAGGGGTCGGGGATGCACCTCCACATTCCCGACGAGGAGACCGTCGAACGCATCCGTCGGGCAGCCGACGAGACCGGCGACCACGAGGCCCTCTCGACGACGGACATCCGACTGATCGCCGCGTCGTTCGAACTCGATGGCCGACTCGTCACCGACGACTACGCCATGCAGAACGTCGCGGAGAAACTGGAGATCGATGTCGAAGTGATCGACCAGGACGGGATCGAAGAGCAGCGCGATTGGCACTTCCAGTGTCAGGGGTGTGGTCGCGAGTTCGACGAGAATCACGACCGCTGTCCGATCTGTGGCAGTCCGCTCTCGCGGAAGAATCCATCGAGTGCCTAG
- a CDS encoding M20 family metallopeptidase has translation MAFDVLAFHERAVRTPSHESVADMRSLLVDVLEDAGVNARIDEAGNVVARRGVGENPDDTSHLLLNTHLDTVPPHVPFERDGDIVQGRGACDAKGPLAAMVGAFLGADLDDGSVTLAVTPDEETTQTGAAHLAESLDTFDAAIVGEPTGLDVCYAARGQFEGQITLHGESAHASDPSDGTNAVRAIGPTIEAMDRYDAENGTAAHDTLGSPTLTPTMVEGGEAPNQIPAEVRITFDRRSVPPERSEEFPASLESHLREELSADIGVDVSLVRPDTPFPEAFETDPDAQIVEVLREAGGGAVPPFGAATEAAQFAVSAPTVVFGPGVLSDDEGPVAHSPREYVDRRDVERAADVLTGTVETMMA, from the coding sequence ATGGCCTTCGATGTCCTCGCGTTCCACGAGCGCGCGGTCCGGACACCCTCCCACGAGTCGGTCGCGGACATGCGATCGCTGCTCGTCGACGTACTCGAAGATGCGGGTGTGAACGCTCGCATCGACGAGGCGGGCAACGTCGTCGCGCGACGAGGCGTTGGCGAAAATCCTGACGACACCTCCCATCTCCTGCTCAACACCCACCTCGACACCGTTCCGCCACACGTCCCGTTCGAGCGCGACGGTGATATCGTCCAGGGACGGGGTGCCTGCGACGCGAAAGGGCCGCTGGCAGCGATGGTCGGGGCGTTCCTTGGGGCTGACCTCGATGACGGCAGCGTCACGCTGGCGGTCACGCCCGACGAGGAGACGACCCAGACCGGCGCGGCACACCTCGCCGAGTCCCTCGACACCTTCGACGCGGCCATCGTCGGCGAACCGACCGGACTCGACGTCTGTTACGCCGCTCGGGGCCAGTTCGAGGGCCAGATCACGCTCCATGGCGAGAGCGCCCACGCCAGCGATCCGAGCGACGGGACCAACGCCGTTCGAGCAATCGGCCCGACGATCGAGGCGATGGATCGCTATGACGCGGAGAACGGGACGGCGGCCCACGACACACTGGGATCGCCGACGCTGACGCCGACGATGGTCGAGGGTGGCGAGGCCCCGAACCAGATCCCGGCCGAGGTACGGATCACCTTCGACCGGCGGAGCGTCCCGCCCGAGCGCAGCGAGGAATTCCCGGCGTCACTGGAGTCTCACCTTCGGGAGGAACTTTCTGCTGATATCGGCGTCGACGTCTCTCTCGTCCGCCCGGACACACCGTTCCCCGAGGCGTTCGAGACGGACCCAGACGCTCAAATCGTCGAGGTGCTGCGGGAAGCAGGCGGCGGTGCTGTTCCCCCCTTCGGCGCGGCGACCGAGGCGGCTCAGTTCGCCGTGAGCGCGCCGACGGTCGTCTTCGGTCCCGGCGTGCTGAGCGACGACGAGGGACCGGTCGCGCACTCGCCACGGGAATACGTGGATCGGCGCGACGTCGAGCGTGCGGCGGACGTGCTGACCGGGACGGTCGAGACGATGATGGCGTAG
- a CDS encoding preprotein translocase subunit SecD, with the protein MNVRENWQIVLLVVFVVGSGIALFAPVAGGADDGGFTNLQYGIQLDGGTSLQAPAVGITAEGVNVSAEDQTPLAQDISETLSLDPIDVRTSAGSQTVEVFTRNVTQDQLRDALVEAGYQPERVRDGVTSATREQMVRVIRDKISESALSGGSVSTIQSIEGPTFISITAPDRDQEELQALLDERGVVRVYAVHPDGNGSWVRDNVLSQEDFSRISPAQRNSDGNPVVPVTIRDSVADRFQDDMVEYGFGQARQCQASTADITNVSEIEGYCLAVTLNDNVVFAGGVQANLASSFASGDFATDPRYQMITGNMSEANELEISLRAGRLPAPLDFENARSQSLEPSMGEQFRTDSLLTGIMAVFAVSGMIYFRYRDARVALPMIVTAMSEVFILLGFVALVQYPLNLSHIAGFIAVIGTGADDLIIIADEILQREEIATDRVFQNRFRKAFWVIGAAAATTILAMSPLTVLSLGDLSGFAIITIVGVLIGVLITRPAYGNFLRRLVLDA; encoded by the coding sequence ATGAACGTTCGCGAAAACTGGCAGATCGTCTTGCTCGTCGTCTTCGTCGTCGGGAGCGGGATTGCTCTATTCGCGCCCGTTGCCGGCGGAGCCGACGACGGCGGGTTCACGAATCTCCAATACGGGATTCAACTCGACGGGGGGACCAGCCTTCAGGCACCTGCGGTCGGCATCACAGCCGAGGGCGTCAACGTCAGTGCTGAAGACCAGACCCCTCTCGCCCAGGACATTTCCGAGACGCTCTCGCTCGATCCGATCGACGTCAGGACCTCCGCGGGGAGCCAGACCGTCGAGGTCTTCACGCGAAACGTCACACAGGACCAACTCCGTGACGCGCTCGTCGAGGCGGGCTATCAACCGGAGAGGGTACGTGACGGCGTGACGTCCGCGACTCGCGAACAGATGGTCCGGGTCATCCGAGACAAGATCAGCGAGTCCGCACTCAGCGGCGGGAGCGTCTCGACGATTCAGTCGATCGAGGGGCCGACGTTCATTTCGATTACGGCCCCCGACCGCGATCAGGAGGAACTTCAGGCGCTACTCGACGAGCGTGGCGTCGTCCGGGTCTACGCCGTCCATCCGGACGGGAACGGGTCGTGGGTCCGCGACAATGTCCTGAGCCAGGAGGACTTCAGCCGGATCAGTCCGGCACAGCGAAATTCCGACGGGAATCCGGTCGTCCCGGTGACGATCCGCGACTCGGTCGCCGACCGCTTCCAGGACGACATGGTCGAGTACGGGTTCGGCCAGGCGCGCCAGTGTCAGGCAAGTACTGCTGACATCACGAACGTCTCGGAGATCGAAGGGTACTGTCTGGCCGTGACGTTGAACGACAACGTCGTCTTCGCCGGTGGCGTCCAGGCGAACCTCGCCAGTTCCTTTGCATCCGGTGACTTCGCGACCGACCCCCGGTATCAGATGATAACCGGGAACATGTCCGAGGCCAACGAACTCGAGATCAGTCTCCGGGCCGGTCGCTTGCCCGCGCCGCTGGACTTCGAAAACGCACGAAGCCAGAGCCTCGAACCGTCGATGGGTGAACAGTTCCGGACGGATTCGCTGCTCACGGGAATCATGGCTGTCTTCGCGGTCAGCGGCATGATCTACTTCCGGTACCGTGACGCCCGGGTCGCGCTGCCGATGATCGTCACGGCGATGTCTGAGGTGTTCATCCTCCTGGGGTTCGTGGCGCTCGTTCAGTATCCGCTGAACCTCTCGCACATCGCCGGGTTCATCGCGGTCATTGGGACCGGGGCCGACGACCTCATCATCATCGCCGACGAGATCCTCCAGCGCGAGGAGATCGCTACCGATCGGGTGTTCCAGAACCGCTTCCGGAAGGCGTTCTGGGTCATCGGCGCGGCCGCGGCGACGACGATCCTCGCGATGAGTCCCCTGACAGTCCTCTCGCTTGGGGACTTAAGCGGGTTCGCGATCATCACGATCGTCGGCGTGTTGATCGGGGTGCTGATCACGCGTCCGGCGTACGGTAACTTCCTCCGTCGGCTCGTCCTCGACGCCTGA
- a CDS encoding MFS transporter encodes MISDERRYQFIYLVLYAAANGISGYRNVFFEDIGLSESQMGMIGAVLIGAGIVAQPLWGVLADAYGRTKLVMAVGAIVSIVGGLLFPIGTILESPYLLMLIAAAIYSAFRAPIIPLANAMVLSAGIDFGNVRAFGSIAFGIGILAMGPLVGTFGTVSIFVVYALGMTVFVLSIRGVPQPSSADLSPDLREDSLRLLTDPRFVLLLIVGVFFGAATTTGGAFFSVYIRAIEAGDAMTGAAWFVRTLAEAAIFVWAVHLGLEHRTQLVVGAVLSAVSFLLYVIPGTLPVTFLAQLPRGAGFALFTLASVSLAHEYAPDTLSGSAQALLAALGLGTGRVFGQVAGGWLADVIGVQGMYLYLAAAAGIGAVLSLGFFLGSVRTALRRVLSRANRR; translated from the coding sequence GTGATCAGCGACGAGCGGCGCTACCAGTTTATCTATCTCGTGCTGTACGCAGCAGCGAACGGGATTTCCGGCTACCGGAACGTCTTCTTCGAGGACATCGGCCTCTCGGAGTCACAGATGGGAATGATCGGGGCCGTCCTGATCGGCGCGGGGATCGTGGCCCAGCCGCTGTGGGGAGTGCTCGCGGACGCCTACGGGCGGACCAAGCTGGTGATGGCCGTGGGAGCGATCGTCTCTATCGTCGGTGGGTTGCTGTTCCCGATCGGGACGATACTCGAATCGCCGTATCTGCTCATGCTGATCGCCGCCGCCATCTACTCGGCGTTCCGGGCACCGATCATCCCGCTTGCGAACGCGATGGTCCTCTCGGCGGGGATCGACTTCGGGAACGTCCGGGCGTTCGGGAGTATCGCCTTCGGTATCGGCATCCTCGCGATGGGGCCGCTGGTCGGGACGTTCGGCACGGTCTCGATCTTCGTCGTCTACGCACTCGGAATGACAGTGTTCGTCCTCTCGATCAGGGGCGTGCCACAACCCTCGTCTGCGGACCTCTCGCCTGATCTCAGGGAGGATTCGCTCCGATTGCTCACCGATCCACGGTTCGTGTTGCTGCTGATCGTCGGCGTGTTCTTCGGGGCGGCGACCACGACCGGGGGCGCGTTCTTCTCGGTATACATACGGGCCATCGAGGCGGGCGACGCCATGACCGGCGCGGCCTGGTTCGTCCGGACGCTCGCCGAGGCCGCGATCTTTGTCTGGGCAGTGCATCTCGGACTCGAACACCGAACGCAACTGGTGGTCGGCGCGGTACTTTCCGCCGTGAGTTTCCTGCTCTACGTGATTCCGGGGACCCTCCCGGTCACGTTCCTCGCACAGCTTCCCCGGGGCGCGGGCTTTGCTCTCTTTACGCTCGCGTCCGTCTCTCTGGCCCACGAGTACGCCCCGGACACGCTGAGTGGCTCGGCCCAGGCGTTGCTGGCGGCGCTCGGACTCGGCACCGGTCGCGTGTTCGGGCAGGTCGCCGGCGGCTGGCTGGCCGACGTGATCGGCGTCCAGGGGATGTACCTCTACCTCGCGGCCGCAGCCGGGATCGGGGCCGTCCTCAGTCTCGGGTTCTTCCTCGGATCGGTCCGAACGGCACTTCGACGCGTCCTGAGTCGAGCAAACAGGCGGTGA
- a CDS encoding DUF5812 family protein, whose translation MSEKTGTFVVTHVDAESAVLTNVADAHVHTLSAHPDFSEGEVLEATVRAEPPMEVTWEVVAVHDRRTIPVERSPERPTKLARDIAGDQSIGEVTRREREGVGEIHVLTVPEDQTEQAVEDVIDDDETRRRAARLGVDRVEIRADAGCVSVRYLP comes from the coding sequence ATGAGCGAGAAGACGGGGACGTTCGTGGTCACGCACGTCGACGCGGAGTCGGCCGTCTTGACGAACGTCGCTGACGCACACGTTCACACGCTGTCGGCCCACCCCGACTTTTCGGAAGGCGAAGTACTCGAGGCGACTGTCCGGGCCGAGCCACCGATGGAAGTCACCTGGGAGGTCGTCGCCGTCCACGACCGCCGCACGATCCCGGTCGAACGCAGCCCCGAACGCCCGACGAAACTGGCCCGCGATATCGCCGGTGACCAGTCGATCGGCGAGGTCACGCGCCGTGAGCGGGAGGGTGTGGGAGAAATACACGTTCTCACGGTCCCGGAAGACCAAACTGAACAGGCCGTCGAGGACGTCATCGACGACGACGAGACGCGCCGGCGGGCCGCCCGACTCGGCGTCGATCGTGTCGAAATTCGGGCGGACGCGGGGTGTGTCAGCGTGCGATACTTGCCGTGA
- a CDS encoding CPBP family intramembrane glutamic endopeptidase gives MASKRVTDNQRLRAVILAGGWSLVGLLGSELLAVPLIGTVLFVAGPLSDTVYYSVTMVASGIGMVALAGAYFWLHDHTVDYLDVKWPSLREIGYSVLGFLALFGALIVVSLLTQALGVQTADHNVTQIVEESGSVEIYLVLAVLSFLVIAPVEELFYRNIVQKSLYETFSPRQAVVIASGLFALIHIPVYLTNGLGPLLTTLPFLFVLALVLGESYRRTRNLTVPILIHAVFNAVQFLYQYLVEVNDLATGTGLLS, from the coding sequence ATGGCATCGAAACGCGTGACGGACAACCAGCGCCTTCGGGCAGTGATCCTCGCCGGGGGGTGGTCGCTGGTTGGGCTTCTCGGGAGTGAACTGCTCGCGGTGCCGCTGATCGGGACTGTCCTGTTCGTGGCCGGCCCCCTTTCCGATACAGTCTACTATTCAGTGACGATGGTCGCGAGCGGGATCGGGATGGTCGCTCTCGCCGGCGCGTACTTCTGGTTGCACGACCACACCGTAGACTACCTCGATGTGAAATGGCCGAGTCTTCGGGAGATAGGATACAGCGTCCTCGGGTTCCTCGCCCTGTTTGGAGCACTCATCGTGGTTAGCCTACTGACCCAGGCGCTGGGCGTCCAGACGGCCGACCACAATGTCACCCAGATCGTCGAAGAGTCCGGAAGCGTCGAAATCTATCTCGTCCTGGCGGTACTGTCCTTCCTGGTGATCGCGCCGGTCGAGGAACTCTTCTACCGGAATATCGTCCAGAAATCGCTCTACGAGACGTTCTCTCCCCGCCAGGCCGTCGTCATCGCCAGTGGCCTCTTTGCGCTCATCCACATTCCGGTGTACCTCACGAACGGCCTCGGACCGCTGTTGACGACCTTGCCCTTCCTGTTCGTCCTCGCGCTGGTGCTCGGTGAGAGCTATCGCCGAACCCGCAACCTCACCGTCCCGATTCTCATCCACGCTGTGTTCAACGCCGTCCAGTTCCTCTACCAGTATCTCGTCGAAGTCAACGACCTGGCAACGGGGACGGGCCTGCTGTCGTGA
- a CDS encoding PRC-barrel domain-containing protein, whose translation MADILAENLSGKDVMGSDGAELGMLYNITMDLESGRLEDLIIEPDETLGETAFARDDDGRLRVPVSRVQAVKDHMIIER comes from the coding sequence ATGGCCGACATACTCGCCGAGAACCTCTCCGGGAAAGACGTCATGGGCTCGGACGGGGCCGAACTTGGCATGCTGTACAACATTACGATGGACCTCGAATCGGGCCGACTCGAAGACCTCATCATCGAACCCGACGAGACGCTCGGAGAGACGGCGTTCGCGCGGGACGACGACGGCCGCCTCCGCGTCCCCGTCAGTCGCGTACAGGCTGTCAAAGACCACATGATCATCGAACGCTAA